One Brassica napus cultivar Da-Ae chromosome A1, Da-Ae, whole genome shotgun sequence genomic region harbors:
- the LOC106379046 gene encoding transcription factor TCP4 isoform X1: MADEHDEAHHFLHPQPPPPSSMRHRAASDEIVEVQGGHIVRSTGRKDRHSKVCTAKGPRDRRVRLSAHTAIQFYDVQDRLGFDRPSKAVDWLIRKAQTSIDELAQLPPWSPADAIRNAKPRRTAAKTKISPSPPPPQREQLQFGGARSGGFDGEAELPSFLPPSTDSESFFPVVGSSTEAPPRQDLRLSLHSFPDGAPSLLHHHHHHHSAPEPVLFYGQSNPFGYDGWEQQSIQRLVACNGGGATDTGNGGGGFLFAPSPTTSYQPVLGQSQLCPQRGPLQSSYTPMIRAWFDPHHHQSISTEDLSHHIPPPVFASGEFSSGFRVPARFQGQEEEQQDGLTNKPSSASSVSRH; encoded by the exons ATGGCAGACGAACACGATGAAGCTCACCACTTCCTCCACCCTCAACCCCCGCCGCCTTCTTCAATGAGGCACCGCGCTGCGTCAGACGAGATAGTGGAGGTGCAGGGAGGTCACATTGTACGGTCGACGGGGAGAAAAGACCGGCACAGCAAAGTCTGCACGGCGAAGGGACCACGTGACCGGCGCGTGAGGCTATCGGCTCACACGGCGATTCAGTTCTACGACGTTCAAGACCGCCTTGGCTTCGACCGACCGAGCAAAGCCGTTGACTGGCTTATCAGAAAGGCTCAGACTTCCATCGACGAGCTCGCTCAGCTTCCTCCGTGGAGTCCCGCCGACGCTATTCGCAACGCTAAACCGAGACGAACCGCCGCCAAAACTAAAATCTCTCCGTCCCCGCCGCCGCCGCAACGGGAACAGCTTCAGTTCGGTGGTGCACGGTCCGGTGGATTCGACGGAGAGGCGGAGCTTCCGAGTTTTCTTCCGCCGTCGACGGATTCGGAGTCGTTTTTCCCGGTGGTTGGCTCCTCGACGGAAGCTCCTCCGAGACAAGATCTCCGTTTATCGCTGCACTCGTTCCCGGATGGTGCACCGTCgcttctccaccaccaccaccaccaccactcagCTCCCGAGCCTGTTCTGTTCTACGGACAGAGCAATCCGTTTGGGTACGATGGCTGGGAGCAACAGTCGATTCAGAGACTGGTGGCTTGTAACGGCGGCGGAGCAACCG ATACAGGAAACGGAGGAGGAGGGTTTCTCTTCGCTCCTTCTCCGACGACGTCGTATCAGCCAGTACTTGGCCAAAGTCAGCTTTGTCCTCAGAGGGGTCCCCTTCAGTCCAGTTACACGCCCATGATCCGTGCTTGGTTTGATCCTCATCACCATCAGTCCATCTCCACCGAGGATCTCAGCCATCATATTCCTCCTCCGGTGTTTGCCTCAGGTGAATTCTCTTCCGGTTTTCGCGTACCAGCACGGTTTCAGGGTCAAGAGGAGGAGCAGCAGGACGGTCTAACCAACAAACCGTCCTCTGCTTCCTCTGTTTCTCGCCATTGA
- the LOC106379046 gene encoding transcription factor TCP4 isoform X2, whose protein sequence is MADEHDEAHHFLHPQPPPPSSMRHRAASDEIVEVQGGHIVRSTGRKDRHSKVCTAKGPRDRRVRLSAHTAIQFYDVQDRLGFDRPSKAVDWLIRKAQTSIDELAQLPPWSPADAIRNAKPRRTAAKTKISPSPPPPQREQLQFGGARSGGFDGEAELPSFLPPSTDSESFFPVVGSSTEAPPRQDLRLSLHSFPDGAPSLLHHHHHHHSAPEPVLFYGQSNPFGYDGWEQQSIQRLVACNGGGATDTGNGGGGFLFAPSPTTSYQPVLGQSQLCPQRGPLQSSYTPMIRAWFDPHHHQSISTEDLSHHIPPPVFASGEFSSGFRVPARFQGQEEEQQDGLTNKPSSASSVSRH, encoded by the exons ATGGCAGACGAACACGATGAAGCTCACCACTTCCTCCACCCTCAACCCCCGCCGCCTTCTTCAATGAGGCACCGCGCTGCGTCAGACGAGATAGTGGAGGTGCAGGGAGGTCACATTGTACGGTCGACGGGGAGAAAAGACCGGCACAGCAAAGTCTGCACGGCGAAGGGACCACGTGACCGGCGCGTGAGGCTATCGGCTCACACGGCGATTCAGTTCTACGACGTTCAAGACCGCCTTGGCTTCGACCGACCGAGCAAAGCCGTTGACTGGCTTATCAGAAAGGCTCAGACTTCCATCGACGAGCTCGCTCAGCTTCCTCCGTGGAGTCCCGCCGACGCTATTCGCAACGCTAAACCGAGACGAACCGCCGCCAAAACTAAAATCTCTCCGTCCCCGCCGCCGCCGCAACGGGAACAGCTTCAGTTCGGTGGTGCACGGTCCGGTGGATTCGACGGAGAGGCGGAGCTTCCGAGTTTTCTTCCGCCGTCGACGGATTCGGAGTCGTTTTTCCCGGTGGTTGGCTCCTCGACGGAAGCTCCTCCGAGACAAGATCTCCGTTTATCGCTGCACTCGTTCCCGGATGGTGCACCGTCgcttctccaccaccaccaccaccaccactcagCTCCCGAGCCTGTTCTGTTCTACGGACAGAGCAATCCGTTTGGGTACGATGGCTGGGAGCAACAGTCGATTCAGAGACTGGTGGCTTGTAACGGCGGCGGAGCAACCGATACAG GAAACGGAGGAGGAGGGTTTCTCTTCGCTCCTTCTCCGACGACGTCGTATCAGCCAGTACTTGGCCAAAGTCAGCTTTGTCCTCAGAGGGGTCCCCTTCAGTCCAGTTACACGCCCATGATCCGTGCTTGGTTTGATCCTCATCACCATCAGTCCATCTCCACCGAGGATCTCAGCCATCATATTCCTCCTCCGGTGTTTGCCTCAGGTGAATTCTCTTCCGGTTTTCGCGTACCAGCACGGTTTCAGGGTCAAGAGGAGGAGCAGCAGGACGGTCTAACCAACAAACCGTCCTCTGCTTCCTCTGTTTCTCGCCATTGA
- the LOC106349327 gene encoding multiple organellar RNA editing factor 8, chloroplastic/mitochondrial, with product MATRSISRSIPRLLTRSFASSAPLSKTPAAPSLLSSSRPLAAAALSSVLRGGFVSVKGLSSQATASSLKDPSPNWSNRPPKETILLDGCDFEHWLVVVDPPQGDLTRDEIIDGYIKTLAQIVGGEEEARMKIYSVSHRCYFAFGALVSEDLSHKLKELPNVRWVLPDSYLDVRNKDYGGEPFIDGRAVPYDYKYHEEWIRNNARANDKNKRNDHRPRNFNKRRDNMSGGSPPMGGPPPPQNYGAPPPPPNNMGGQRPPPNFGGAPPQNYMGGQRPPPNYGGAPLQNNMGGGGPPPNAGWSGNNYQQQSGGMQQPQYQNNYPPNRDGSGNPYQG from the exons ATGGCGACGCGTTCCATTTCTCGCTCCATTCCCAGGCTCTTGACTCGATCCTTCGCTTCATCCGCTCCCCTCTCCAAAACCCCGGCGGCTCCGTCTCTCCTCAGCAGTTCCCGCCCCCTCGCCGCCGCCGCCTTGTCCTCCGTTCTCCGCGGTGGATTTGTTTCCGTGAAAGGTCTTTCGTCGCAGGCGACGGCGTCTTCTCTGAAAGATCCGAGTCCCAACTGGTCGAACAGGCCGCCGAAAGAGACGATCTTGCTCGATGGGTGCGATTTCGAGCATTGGCTTGTGGTTGTGGATCCGCCTCAGGGTGATCTTACGAGAGACGAGATCATTGATGGGTATATCAAAACCCTAGCTCAGATCGTTGGCGg TGAAGAAGAAGCGAGGATGAAGATCTACTCTGTTTCGCATCGTTGTTACTTTGCTTTCGGTGCACTCGTGTCTGAAGATCTTTCTCACAAGCTCAAAG AGTTGCCAAATGTGCGTTGGGTTCTTCCTGATTCTTACCTTGATGTGAGGAACAAAGACTATGGAG GGGAGCCTTTCATTGATGGGAGAGCAGTCCCTTATGATTATAAGTACCACGAGGAATGGATAAGGAACAACGCTAGAGCTAATGACAAAAACAAGCGCAATGACCACCGTCCAAGAAACTTTAATAAAAGGAGAGACAACATGTCAGGAGGCTCTCCTCCCATGGGAGGCCCTCCTCCACCTCAGAACTATGGGGCACCCCCACCACCACCTAACAACATGGGAGGACAAAGGCCTCCACCGAACTTTGGAGGTGCACCACCGCAGAACTACATGGGAGGACAGAGGCCACCACCAAACTATGGAGGAGCACCACTGCAGAACAACATGGGAGGAGGAGGTCCACCACCAAATGCAGGATGGTCAGGTAACAACTACCAGCAGCAGAGTGGTGGAATGCAGCAGCCACAGTACCAGAACAACTATCCACCTAACCGGGATGGCAGCGGGAACCCGTACCAGGGTTAG